Genomic window (Candidatus Angelobacter sp.):
GTCACCACTGTCATCGCCCCCCAAAACAGAATATCAATGACTGACTCGATGAGGACCACTTCACGGATCAGCTTGAACGGCAGCTCATCCATCCCGACCAGGATGATTGCCGCGGCCAGATTCACGACGATGTAAATCAGAAAGAACAGTCGCACGGTCAACAGCACGGCCTCGCGGAATGTATAGACGTCGTCAAACCAATTGGACAGGAACAGATACCAGGTCAGCAATGCGATGATCACGCCCTTGATCGGCAGGATGATGTTCCGTTCGACCGATCGGACCCGGGTCGTCTGGTGACCGTAATCCGGTGCCTGGCTGGTCAGCCAGTCCGGCAAACGCAACCAGTCCGGAGTCCGGAAGAAGCCCGCGATCTTCGAATCATGGCGCGTAGCGAAACTCATGGCCTCGGTCCAATCATACGTGGTTTCACTCGCTTACGCCAGCAACTCCAATGCCCGCGCGGCGATTTTTTCCACCTCCCAAAGCCGGCCAAGACCCTCGTAACCGCATGACAACATCCCCTGCTCTGGACCGATGAATTCCGCACCGCGCTCCTTGAGGGTTGCCACATTCTGTTGCGTCGCGGGATGGAGCCACATCTTGCCATTCATCGCGGGCGCAATAAGAAATCTCGCCCGTGGATTCAACGCCAGCGCAATGCATGTCAATGCATCGTCAGCGATCCCATGCGCAAGTTTCGCAAGGTTGTTGGCCGTCGCCGGCGCAATCAGGAGCAGGTCCGCCTCGTCCGCCAGGCGGACGTGCGCCGGCTTCCATCCCTCTTCCTCGTCGTAAAGGTCC
Coding sequences:
- a CDS encoding flavoprotein codes for the protein MTPKSKREGSKPAGPNIVLGVTGSIAAYKAADLTSQLTRQGAEVNVVMTADALRFITPLPFKTLSRHPVVTDLYDEEEGWKPAHVRLADEADLLLIAPATANNLAKLAHGIADDALTCIALALNPRARFLIAPAMNGKMWLHPATQQNVATLKERGAEFIGPEQGMLSCGYEGLGRLWEVEKIAARALELLA